The following are from one region of the Amycolatopsis sp. QT-25 genome:
- a CDS encoding LuxR C-terminal-related transcriptional regulator — protein MADGVGSLPGWPADPAEATSYVGRDAETGEARRLLETSSLVTLTGPGGVGKTRLAWRVAAAHREATADEVAFVSLAELREPALLVPTVANVLGFGDRSARPAIEVVVEALQASRLLLVLDNCEHLVDSCAWFADTVVRSCPRVKVLATSRQSLGVAGERVLPVPPLAIPVPGDSFEHAMNDESVRLFVDRATAVAPSFRLTEEDTEPLIRLCRRLDGLPLAIELAAVRARALSLRQLADRLDRQFSVLTKDRRGRPERHETMRALIDWSHDLCTGPERLLWARASVFSGSFDLDAAEQVCSGGELPRERVLEVVDGLLDKSILLREEYPGGVRYRMLESVREYGVDRLGETRGTAEFRKRHRDWFAELAGRYAAEWLETDQLAWIGRLRREHANLRVALDYCTGDPEDAVVGLRMLRDVKEFWIVRGLNTEGRMWVRRLDEVAAPGVPERAHGLWLSGFLAVVQGDMPAHRYMLDRAAAEAETSGDELAAAYVLHVRAYAALIGDDMSEAARLFGTAIDLFRAHGDEGADLWASYNHGLAVALEGDMERGRAVLAEAVERCERRGEVFWRGWALWSLAAAEYLQGDLAVASRCCEQVLRLHERVDDRVVVGFTLTVMAGCAARTGRPNRAAILQGAAMDVWRTVGAWPTRYAAFSEPLQADTEVVTAALGWEVAVKEFTDGAAMPVVDAIAYALEERAPEPRAPAAQVLTRRETEIAHVVAEGLTNQEIADRLGIARRTVDTHIDHILTKLGYSNRVQVATWVTRSADPG, from the coding sequence ATGGCGGACGGAGTCGGCTCGCTTCCGGGGTGGCCCGCCGATCCCGCCGAAGCGACCAGCTACGTCGGCCGAGACGCCGAAACCGGCGAGGCGCGGCGCCTGCTGGAGACGTCGTCACTGGTCACGCTGACCGGGCCGGGTGGTGTCGGCAAGACCAGGCTGGCGTGGCGGGTCGCCGCGGCCCACCGGGAGGCGACCGCGGACGAGGTCGCCTTCGTCTCGCTCGCCGAGCTGCGGGAACCCGCGCTGCTGGTGCCGACCGTGGCGAACGTCCTCGGCTTCGGTGACCGCTCGGCGAGACCGGCCATCGAAGTGGTCGTCGAGGCGCTCCAGGCGAGCCGGTTGCTACTGGTGCTGGACAACTGCGAGCACCTGGTCGACAGCTGCGCCTGGTTCGCCGACACCGTGGTCCGCTCTTGCCCGCGGGTGAAGGTGCTGGCCACGAGCAGGCAATCCCTCGGCGTCGCGGGCGAACGGGTGTTGCCGGTGCCGCCGCTGGCCATCCCGGTACCGGGCGATTCCTTCGAACACGCGATGAACGACGAGTCCGTGCGGCTGTTCGTCGACCGCGCGACCGCGGTCGCGCCGTCGTTCCGGCTCACCGAGGAGGACACCGAGCCGCTGATCCGGTTGTGCCGCAGGCTCGACGGGCTGCCGCTGGCCATCGAACTGGCCGCCGTCCGCGCGCGGGCGTTGTCCTTGCGCCAGCTGGCCGACCGGCTCGACCGGCAGTTCTCCGTGCTCACCAAGGACCGGCGGGGGCGGCCGGAGCGGCACGAGACCATGCGCGCCCTGATCGACTGGAGCCACGACCTGTGCACCGGGCCCGAACGCCTGCTGTGGGCGCGCGCGTCGGTGTTTTCCGGCAGCTTCGACCTCGACGCGGCCGAACAGGTGTGTTCCGGCGGCGAACTGCCGCGCGAGCGGGTCCTCGAAGTCGTCGACGGACTGCTCGACAAGTCCATCCTGCTGCGTGAGGAATACCCCGGCGGCGTGCGGTACCGCATGCTGGAATCGGTGCGCGAGTACGGCGTCGACAGGCTCGGCGAGACGCGCGGGACGGCGGAGTTCCGGAAACGGCACCGGGACTGGTTCGCCGAACTCGCCGGCCGGTACGCCGCCGAATGGCTGGAGACCGACCAGCTCGCCTGGATCGGACGGCTCCGCCGCGAGCACGCGAACCTGCGCGTCGCCCTCGACTACTGCACCGGCGATCCGGAGGACGCGGTCGTCGGGCTGCGGATGTTGCGTGACGTCAAGGAGTTCTGGATCGTCCGCGGGCTGAACACCGAAGGCCGGATGTGGGTCCGCCGCCTCGACGAGGTCGCCGCACCGGGTGTCCCGGAGCGGGCGCACGGGCTGTGGCTGTCCGGTTTCCTCGCGGTGGTGCAGGGAGACATGCCCGCCCATCGGTACATGCTGGACAGGGCGGCCGCCGAAGCCGAGACGAGCGGCGACGAACTCGCCGCCGCGTATGTACTCCACGTGCGTGCCTACGCCGCGCTGATCGGCGACGACATGTCCGAGGCCGCCCGGCTGTTCGGCACGGCCATCGACCTGTTCCGGGCCCACGGCGACGAAGGCGCGGACCTGTGGGCGAGCTACAACCACGGGCTGGCCGTCGCGCTCGAAGGCGACATGGAGCGGGGGCGGGCGGTGCTCGCCGAAGCCGTCGAGCGCTGCGAGCGGCGGGGCGAGGTCTTCTGGCGGGGCTGGGCCCTGTGGTCGCTCGCCGCCGCCGAATACCTCCAAGGCGACCTCGCCGTGGCGAGCCGGTGCTGTGAGCAGGTCCTGCGCCTGCACGAGCGGGTGGACGACCGGGTCGTCGTCGGGTTCACGCTCACCGTCATGGCCGGCTGCGCGGCCCGCACCGGCCGCCCCAACCGGGCCGCGATCCTCCAGGGCGCCGCGATGGACGTCTGGCGCACGGTCGGCGCGTGGCCGACGCGGTACGCCGCGTTCTCCGAGCCGTTGCAGGCCGACACCGAGGTCGTGACGGCGGCGCTGGGCTGGGAGGTCGCCGTCAAGGAGTTCACCGACGGCGCCGCGATGCCCGTCGTCGACGCCATCGCGTACGCCCTCGAGGAACGGGCCCCCGAACCGCGGGCACCGGCCGCGCAGGTGCTCACCAGACGCGAGACCGAGATCGCGCACGTGGTCGCCGAGGGGCTGACGAACCAGGAGATCGCCGACCGGCTCGGCATCGCGCGGCGCACGGTGGACACCCACATCGACCACATCCTCACCAAACTCGGCTACTCCAACCGCGTGCAGGTCGCCACCTGGGTGACCCGGTCGGCCGACCCGGGGTGA
- a CDS encoding histidine kinase, translating to MITDPGAQPLLRPWGQVWRLLAAAALGVLLWLLTASQLPVGAAGPRVTWLITGDPLIAIACLIALLWRRRFPVVITIAVILASTVSVLAAGAALLVLCSLAARRRPAETAVAAVLSVVTGLLIVDLYPQREVPGPLWLLISVPALLVGIVVAVGAAIGARREELRSLRERVESAEREQAARAAEARIVERHRIAREMHDVLAHRVSLVAMQAGVLGHRPDLPADQIAELARGIAEGSHQALEELRDVLGVLRASPEELEPPQPSLADLPALVADARALGLDVTLTVTTSGEPPDSIARTVYRIVQEGLTNAGKHAPGAEVVVTVEGRAGAGLRATVRDSGAARAITGAPASGYGLLGLSERVGLAGGELDHRPEPGGGFVLTARLPWPVREGSD from the coding sequence GTGATCACCGACCCCGGCGCCCAGCCGCTCCTCCGTCCGTGGGGGCAGGTTTGGCGCCTGCTCGCGGCGGCAGCGCTGGGCGTGCTGCTCTGGCTGCTCACGGCGTCGCAACTGCCGGTGGGCGCGGCGGGGCCGAGGGTCACCTGGCTGATCACCGGCGATCCGCTGATCGCGATCGCCTGCCTGATCGCCCTGCTGTGGCGCCGTCGCTTCCCGGTCGTGATCACGATCGCGGTCATCCTCGCCTCGACGGTTTCGGTACTGGCGGCCGGCGCGGCCTTGCTCGTGCTCTGTTCGCTGGCCGCCCGGCGGCGACCGGCCGAAACGGCGGTCGCGGCGGTGTTGTCCGTGGTCACGGGGCTGCTGATCGTCGACCTCTATCCCCAGCGGGAGGTGCCGGGACCGCTGTGGCTGCTGATCAGCGTGCCCGCCTTGCTGGTGGGCATCGTGGTGGCCGTGGGCGCGGCGATCGGCGCGCGGCGGGAGGAGCTGCGCTCCCTGCGGGAACGGGTCGAAAGCGCGGAACGCGAGCAGGCCGCGCGGGCGGCCGAGGCGCGGATCGTGGAGCGGCACCGGATCGCCCGCGAAATGCACGACGTCCTCGCACACCGGGTCTCGCTGGTCGCCATGCAGGCCGGGGTGCTGGGGCACCGCCCGGATCTGCCCGCCGACCAGATCGCGGAACTGGCCCGGGGGATCGCCGAAGGCTCCCATCAGGCGCTGGAGGAACTGCGCGACGTTCTCGGCGTGCTGCGGGCGAGCCCGGAGGAACTGGAGCCACCGCAGCCGTCGCTCGCCGACCTGCCCGCGCTCGTCGCGGACGCGCGGGCGCTGGGACTGGACGTCACCTTGACGGTCACGACGTCGGGCGAACCACCCGACTCGATCGCGAGGACCGTCTACCGGATCGTGCAGGAAGGGCTGACCAACGCCGGCAAACACGCGCCAGGGGCCGAAGTGGTCGTCACGGTCGAGGGAAGAGCGGGGGCCGGCCTGCGGGCGACGGTCCGGGATTCCGGTGCGGCGCGGGCGATCACGGGCGCGCCCGCGTCCGGATACGGCCTGCTCGGCCTCTCCGAGCGGGTCGGGCTGGCGGGTGGCGAACTGGACCACCGCCCGGAACCCGGCGGCGGATTCGTCCTCACCGCGCGGTTGCCGTGGCCGGTCCGCGAAGGGAGCGACTGA
- a CDS encoding response regulator transcription factor, with the protein MDDERVRVVLVDDEHLVRMALRLIVDGEPDLIVVGEAADGDTAITVVGEQRPDVVLMDVRMPGRDGLSATEEILRRPGPPRVLVLTTFDSDEMVLGALRVGALGFVLKDTPPPRILAAIRTVATGEPALSPAATARLIAAATGPHSSDARRAARETARALLATLTDRERETASAIAEGLSNTDVARRLDITVATVKAHTSSMLAKLRVENRVQIALLVRDAEG; encoded by the coding sequence ATGGACGACGAGCGGGTACGGGTCGTGCTCGTCGACGACGAACACCTGGTGCGGATGGCGCTGCGGCTCATCGTCGACGGCGAACCCGACCTCATCGTGGTCGGCGAGGCCGCCGACGGCGACACCGCGATCACCGTGGTGGGCGAGCAGCGGCCCGACGTCGTCCTGATGGACGTCCGGATGCCCGGTCGCGACGGGCTGAGCGCGACCGAGGAGATCCTCCGCCGCCCGGGTCCGCCGCGGGTCCTGGTGCTGACCACCTTCGACTCGGACGAGATGGTGCTGGGCGCGCTGCGCGTCGGCGCGCTGGGCTTCGTCCTCAAGGACACCCCGCCGCCCCGGATACTGGCGGCGATCCGGACGGTCGCGACCGGGGAACCCGCGCTTTCACCCGCCGCCACGGCCCGCCTGATCGCCGCGGCCACCGGACCGCATTCGTCCGACGCGCGTCGGGCGGCCCGCGAGACCGCTCGCGCGCTGCTGGCCACCCTGACCGACCGTGAACGCGAGACCGCGAGCGCCATCGCCGAAGGGCTGTCCAACACCGACGTCGCGCGGCGGCTGGACATCACCGTCGCGACGGTGAAGGCCCACACCAGCAGCATGCTCGCGAAACTCCGCGTCGAGAACCGGGTCCAGATCGCCCTCCTGGTCCGCGACGCCGAAGGCTGA
- a CDS encoding dihydrofolate reductase family protein yields the protein MRTLIATAFVSLDGVVEAPGGEPGYRNSGWTFDGIQFDEAAYELKGREQEEATAMMLGRVSYQAFAPVWPTMTEEFAGYDAMPKYVVSTTLREEDLVGDWGETTILRSLDDVAKLKETEGGPIILHSSAELDRDLADAGLIDRYHLLLFPVLLGAGKKLFSDTDKDKQNLELVESEAYSNGVQKLVYDVVR from the coding sequence ATGCGCACCCTGATCGCCACCGCCTTCGTCTCGCTCGACGGCGTCGTCGAGGCGCCCGGCGGGGAGCCGGGCTACCGCAATTCCGGCTGGACCTTCGACGGCATCCAATTCGACGAAGCGGCGTACGAACTCAAGGGCCGCGAGCAGGAGGAAGCCACGGCGATGATGCTGGGCCGGGTCAGCTACCAGGCGTTCGCGCCGGTGTGGCCCACCATGACGGAGGAATTCGCCGGCTACGACGCGATGCCGAAGTACGTCGTTTCGACCACGCTGCGGGAGGAGGATCTCGTCGGCGACTGGGGCGAGACCACGATCCTGCGGTCGCTCGACGACGTCGCGAAGCTGAAGGAGACCGAGGGCGGGCCGATCATCCTCCACAGCAGCGCGGAACTGGACCGCGACCTCGCCGACGCCGGACTGATCGATCGTTACCACCTGCTCCTGTTCCCGGTGCTGCTCGGCGCGGGCAAGAAACTCTTCAGCGACACCGACAAGGACAAGCAGAACCTCGAACTCGTCGAGAGCGAGGCCTACTCCAACGGCGTCCAGAAGCTGGTCTACGACGTCGTCCGCTGA
- a CDS encoding ATP-binding protein, with protein sequence MPIDEPVRQTADELTLEVAAVPAQAAALRDLLAKWALDHGLPRELADDLKLTAYEAMTNVVRHAYPDGTDANLMTITAAHEDGRLEITVADEGRWRDGRRAEGGRGLPIIRAFAPEVSVTSTPTGTRVRLAWPCPAT encoded by the coding sequence ATGCCGATCGACGAGCCGGTACGCCAGACCGCCGACGAACTGACCCTCGAGGTGGCCGCCGTCCCCGCGCAGGCGGCCGCGCTACGGGACCTTCTGGCCAAATGGGCCCTCGACCACGGTCTCCCCCGGGAACTGGCCGACGATCTCAAGCTCACGGCCTACGAGGCGATGACGAACGTCGTCCGGCACGCGTACCCGGACGGCACCGACGCCAACCTCATGACGATCACCGCCGCCCACGAGGACGGCCGACTCGAGATCACCGTCGCCGACGAGGGCCGCTGGCGCGACGGACGCCGCGCGGAAGGCGGCCGTGGCTTGCCGATCATCCGTGCCTTCGCGCCGGAGGTCTCGGTGACGAGCACGCCCACCGGGACCAGGGTCCGGCTCGCTTGGCCCTGCCCCGCCACCTGA
- a CDS encoding STAS domain-containing protein, protein MTVTSGDGDNREIPFSVTVVRPAGTEVVIAVAGEIDLTTSEDLRETFEAALEPAPGRLVVDLEGVDFCDSTGLATLVRINDRCGTQGVDLSFLPSPTIRRLASKTGLSTLLPLAGS, encoded by the coding sequence ATGACGGTGACGAGCGGAGACGGTGACAACCGGGAGATCCCGTTCTCGGTGACCGTCGTCAGGCCAGCGGGCACCGAGGTCGTCATCGCGGTGGCGGGGGAGATCGACCTGACGACCTCCGAAGACCTGAGGGAGACCTTCGAGGCGGCGCTGGAGCCGGCGCCCGGCAGGCTCGTCGTGGACCTCGAAGGGGTGGACTTCTGCGACTCCACCGGTCTGGCGACCCTGGTCAGGATCAACGACCGGTGCGGCACCCAGGGGGTCGACCTGAGTTTCCTGCCGTCACCGACGATCCGGCGGCTGGCTTCGAAGACCGGCCTCTCGACGCTTCTGCCGCTCGCCGGGTCCTGA
- a CDS encoding STAS domain-containing protein, whose translation MTERIPSTRGSRDGPLLRTVIRQGVPAPRPSDEELLQVRRIRWSQDLLVVAASGEIDLATAGKLELALAGRLPATTVLDLTQVSFLGVAGLRVIESAAARAQSEHRTTGLVADTRPVLRLLQLFRVDARIAVYRHLDQAIREVTNR comes from the coding sequence ATGACCGAACGTATTCCGTCCACTCGAGGCAGCCGCGATGGCCCCCTCCTCCGCACCGTCATCCGCCAAGGCGTTCCCGCACCGCGTCCGTCGGACGAGGAGTTGTTGCAGGTCCGCCGCATCCGGTGGAGCCAAGACCTCCTCGTCGTCGCCGCGTCCGGGGAGATCGACCTCGCCACCGCCGGGAAACTGGAACTCGCACTGGCCGGCCGTCTCCCCGCGACCACGGTGCTCGATCTCACCCAGGTGAGCTTCCTCGGCGTCGCCGGGTTGCGGGTCATCGAATCCGCCGCGGCGCGCGCCCAGTCCGAACACCGCACCACCGGGCTCGTCGCCGACACCCGGCCCGTGTTGCGGTTGCTGCAGCTGTTCAGGGTCGACGCCCGCATCGCCGTGTACCGGCATCTCGACCAGGCGATCCGCGAAGTGACGAACCGCTGA
- a CDS encoding helix-turn-helix domain-containing protein has protein sequence MPDHPIPRPGRPVRGSETGRPLMAALDLLGRRWTLRVIWELRQGEVGFRELQRRCEFMSSSVLSTRLAELTEARIAETGGDGYRLTPLGEQLLDALNPLEKWVHTWEKALRN, from the coding sequence ATGCCCGATCACCCGATCCCGCGGCCCGGGCGGCCGGTCCGCGGCTCCGAAACCGGCCGCCCGCTCATGGCCGCACTCGATCTGCTGGGGCGCCGGTGGACCCTTCGGGTGATTTGGGAACTGCGCCAAGGCGAAGTCGGCTTCCGGGAACTCCAGCGGCGCTGCGAATTCATGTCGTCGAGCGTGCTCTCCACACGGCTCGCCGAGCTCACCGAAGCGCGCATCGCCGAAACGGGCGGAGACGGCTACCGCCTGACCCCACTGGGTGAACAGCTTCTCGACGCGTTGAATCCCCTGGAAAAGTGGGTCCATACCTGGGAAAAGGCGTTACGGAATTGA
- a CDS encoding carboxymuconolactone decarboxylase family protein, whose protein sequence is MARIAPFAPPYEADVEQALRKWMPPGVTREPLALFRVLQRHPGLAARMRVLGAGLLTHGEVPALDREIVIARVTARCGCRYEWGVHAAVYAATVGLTPDRLEATVSGDSGHPAWSARHRALIRAVDELHDTATVSDGAWAALAEHYPASQLLELLVLAGWYRTIAYVANGVRLEEESWAAPYPGR, encoded by the coding sequence ATGGCACGTATCGCCCCATTCGCCCCGCCTTACGAGGCGGACGTCGAGCAAGCCCTTCGGAAATGGATGCCGCCCGGTGTGACACGGGAGCCGCTGGCGCTGTTCCGGGTGCTGCAGCGCCATCCGGGACTGGCCGCACGAATGCGCGTCCTGGGCGCCGGCCTGTTGACGCACGGGGAAGTGCCCGCGCTGGACCGGGAGATCGTCATCGCGCGGGTCACCGCCCGATGCGGATGCCGCTACGAATGGGGTGTCCACGCCGCGGTCTACGCGGCGACGGTGGGTTTGACGCCGGATCGGCTCGAAGCCACCGTTTCCGGCGATTCCGGACATCCCGCCTGGTCCGCGCGGCATCGCGCGCTGATCCGCGCCGTCGACGAACTCCACGACACGGCAACGGTTTCCGATGGGGCGTGGGCCGCACTCGCCGAGCACTATCCGGCCTCGCAACTGCTGGAGCTGCTCGTGCTCGCGGGCTGGTACCGGACGATCGCGTACGTCGCCAACGGAGTCCGTCTCGAAGAAGAGTCTTGGGCGGCCCCGTATCCCGGCCGCTAG
- a CDS encoding XRE family transcriptional regulator — translation MEDDTPSIRDMLAVNLRAARAARGLSLSELSRRSGIGKATLSQLESGAGNPTIETVFSLSRVLEVAISDLLDHRAGGGLTVVRGADVEVLSGEGVDLRSLRRIETGDGVFEVYDQVVRGDAPQRSQGHFGVEHTIVQSGSLRVEVAGRAVEIGPGDYVAFDAREPHCYTASKGPVHSVLLLQYRADERLDGRPHPVLKG, via the coding sequence GTGGAGGACGACACGCCCTCGATCCGGGACATGCTGGCGGTCAATCTGCGCGCGGCCAGGGCGGCGAGGGGTCTCTCGCTCTCGGAGCTCTCGCGACGGTCGGGTATCGGCAAGGCGACGCTGTCACAACTGGAGTCCGGCGCCGGCAATCCGACCATCGAGACCGTGTTCAGCCTGTCCAGGGTGCTGGAGGTGGCGATCTCGGATCTGCTCGACCACCGGGCGGGCGGTGGGCTCACCGTGGTGCGCGGCGCCGACGTCGAAGTGCTCAGCGGGGAGGGAGTGGATCTCCGGTCACTGCGGCGGATCGAGACCGGAGACGGCGTCTTCGAGGTGTACGACCAGGTGGTGCGCGGGGACGCGCCGCAGCGCTCCCAGGGCCACTTCGGGGTCGAGCACACCATCGTGCAGTCGGGTTCGCTGCGGGTCGAGGTGGCGGGCCGGGCAGTCGAGATCGGCCCGGGGGATTACGTCGCCTTCGACGCCCGCGAGCCGCACTGCTACACCGCTTCGAAGGGACCGGTGCACTCGGTCCTGCTCCTGCAGTACCGCGCCGACGAACGGCTCGACGGCCGGCCGCATCCCGTGCTGAAGGGCTGA
- a CDS encoding FAD-dependent oxidoreductase, with the protein MNRTRVVVAGAGIVGAACARELSRAGFDVVVVDRGRPAGGATSHGEGNILVSDKGPGAELELAKLSIALWPRLVAEIVDEDPRAASAIEYDPKGGIVVATTDDGARALPAFAASQSGVRAEPLSPGELAEAEPALTPAVTAAFHYPEDAQVQPAGAALALLGSALRHGARLRSDTEVLGASVHNGRITGVRVPGEVVEADIVVNAASPWAGQVSARLGAPIAVRPRRGEVLVTTPMPGVVRHKVYDADYVGAVGADSGELQTSAVVESTWGGTVLIGSSRRRVDFDDAIRPDVLSAIAGKALRLFPALADVAIMRAYGGFRPYVDDHLPVLGEDPRLANLWHATGHEGAGIGLSVGTARLLRELLTGTEPAMGVGEFTVDRPAVVAEVAA; encoded by the coding sequence ATGAACCGAACGCGCGTGGTCGTGGCCGGTGCGGGCATCGTCGGCGCCGCGTGTGCCCGTGAGCTGAGCCGGGCGGGTTTCGACGTCGTGGTCGTGGACCGCGGCCGTCCCGCCGGGGGCGCCACCTCGCACGGCGAGGGCAACATCCTCGTCTCGGACAAGGGGCCCGGCGCCGAACTCGAACTCGCGAAACTCTCGATCGCGCTGTGGCCGCGGCTCGTCGCCGAGATCGTCGACGAGGACCCGCGTGCCGCTTCGGCGATCGAGTACGACCCCAAGGGCGGTATCGTGGTCGCCACCACGGACGACGGCGCTCGCGCTCTCCCGGCGTTCGCCGCGTCGCAATCCGGTGTCCGCGCGGAGCCGTTGTCTCCCGGGGAACTCGCCGAAGCGGAACCCGCGCTGACCCCTGCGGTGACCGCCGCGTTCCACTACCCGGAAGACGCCCAGGTCCAGCCCGCGGGCGCGGCGCTGGCGCTGCTGGGCTCGGCGCTGCGTCACGGCGCCCGGCTGCGCTCCGACACCGAGGTACTGGGCGCGTCCGTCCACAACGGACGGATCACCGGCGTCCGCGTGCCCGGCGAGGTCGTCGAAGCCGACATCGTCGTGAACGCCGCGAGCCCGTGGGCCGGGCAGGTGTCGGCGCGCCTCGGCGCCCCGATCGCGGTCCGCCCTCGCCGGGGCGAGGTGCTGGTGACCACCCCGATGCCCGGTGTCGTCCGGCACAAGGTCTACGACGCCGATTACGTCGGCGCGGTCGGTGCCGATTCGGGGGAGTTGCAGACCTCCGCCGTCGTCGAGTCGACCTGGGGCGGCACCGTGCTGATCGGTTCGTCACGCCGCCGGGTGGACTTCGACGACGCGATCCGCCCGGACGTGCTGAGTGCCATCGCGGGCAAGGCGCTGCGGCTGTTCCCGGCACTCGCCGACGTCGCCATCATGCGTGCGTACGGCGGTTTCCGGCCCTACGTGGACGACCACCTTCCGGTGCTGGGCGAGGATCCGCGGCTGGCCAACCTCTGGCACGCCACCGGGCACGAAGGTGCCGGGATCGGGCTGAGCGTCGGTACCGCCCGGTTGCTGCGCGAACTGCTGACCGGGACGGAGCCCGCGATGGGCGTCGGAGAGTTCACCGTGGACCGTCCGGCGGTAGTGGCGGAGGTGGCCGCGTGA
- a CDS encoding amidohydrolase family protein — MTGSLLLRNARLLDPVEGEYTEGDLRCADGRIAEIGVGLTAGDARTEDLRGAFVLPGLVDAHVHVTASTADLGSLPTSSPSYVAAHSARTMSRMLDRGFTTVRDASGADYGLADAQAEGLFRGPRLLFCGRALSQTGGHGDSRTRGANASEDHPCCAGLGRVADGVDAVRAAARDELRKGAHHIKVMASGGVASPTDRIDSTQYSAEELRAIVEEAEAANRYVAAHAYTARAVNRALELGVRSIEHGNLIDDRSVELFLRHDAYLVPTLVTYWALKEEGREHGLPESSWRKVDEVLGAGMAALERAAVGGVKLVYGTDLLGGMHRHQNHEFRLRAEVQSPLAVLRSATSTAADLLNLTGEIGTLAPGAHADLLVVDRDPLADIGVLAEPEKFRHIVQAGIVVSP, encoded by the coding sequence ATGACCGGATCGCTGCTGCTGCGCAACGCCCGCCTGCTCGACCCGGTCGAGGGCGAGTACACCGAGGGCGACCTCCGGTGCGCCGACGGCCGGATCGCCGAGATCGGCGTGGGTCTCACCGCCGGTGACGCGCGGACCGAGGATCTGCGCGGCGCGTTCGTGCTCCCCGGTCTCGTCGACGCCCACGTGCACGTCACCGCCTCGACCGCGGACCTGGGGTCGCTGCCGACGTCGTCGCCGTCGTACGTGGCCGCGCACAGCGCCCGTACGATGAGCCGGATGCTGGACCGGGGCTTCACCACCGTCCGTGACGCCTCCGGCGCCGACTACGGTCTCGCCGACGCGCAGGCCGAGGGCCTGTTCCGCGGTCCGCGCCTGCTGTTCTGCGGACGCGCGCTGAGCCAGACGGGCGGGCACGGCGACAGCCGGACCCGAGGCGCCAACGCCAGTGAAGACCACCCGTGCTGCGCCGGTCTGGGCCGGGTCGCCGACGGGGTCGACGCGGTCCGCGCGGCCGCGCGCGACGAACTGCGCAAGGGGGCGCACCACATCAAGGTGATGGCCTCCGGCGGCGTCGCCTCCCCCACCGACCGGATCGACTCGACGCAGTACTCCGCCGAGGAACTGCGCGCGATCGTCGAGGAGGCGGAAGCGGCCAACCGGTACGTCGCCGCGCACGCCTACACCGCCCGCGCGGTGAACCGTGCGCTGGAACTGGGTGTGCGGTCGATCGAGCACGGCAACCTGATCGACGACCGCAGCGTCGAGCTGTTCCTCCGGCACGACGCGTACCTGGTGCCGACCCTGGTCACGTACTGGGCGCTGAAGGAGGAAGGACGTGAGCACGGGTTGCCGGAATCCAGCTGGCGCAAGGTCGACGAGGTGCTCGGCGCGGGCATGGCCGCACTCGAGCGGGCGGCCGTGGGCGGGGTGAAACTGGTGTACGGCACCGACCTGCTCGGCGGGATGCACCGGCACCAGAATCACGAGTTCCGGTTGCGTGCCGAGGTCCAGTCCCCGCTGGCGGTGCTCCGTTCCGCGACCTCGACCGCGGCGGACCTGCTGAACCTCACCGGCGAGATCGGCACGCTGGCCCCCGGCGCGCACGCGGATCTGCTGGTCGTGGACCGGGATCCGCTGGCGGACATCGGCGTCCTCGCCGAGCCGGAGAAGTTCCGGCACATCGTGCAGGCCGGCATCGTGGTCTCCCCCTGA
- a CDS encoding GAF domain-containing protein, producing MTVSLSTVEDKARASIGVRLFTVLAWVPERRALRRVHSSHPVEYPVGGEKTVEVAAGWLERCITGQEPYFGPDSAAVREIFADHELIDRLGCGAVINVPVVADGRTLGVLNILDAEGSYDDDSVAVARSLAPLAAPALRELLEETR from the coding sequence GTGACGGTGTCACTGTCCACTGTGGAGGACAAGGCCCGGGCCTCGATCGGCGTACGGCTGTTCACCGTGCTGGCCTGGGTGCCCGAACGGCGGGCGCTGCGGCGCGTGCACAGCAGTCATCCGGTCGAGTACCCGGTGGGCGGTGAGAAGACCGTCGAGGTGGCGGCGGGCTGGCTGGAGCGGTGCATCACCGGGCAGGAGCCCTACTTCGGCCCGGACAGCGCGGCGGTGCGGGAGATCTTCGCCGACCACGAACTCATCGACCGGCTCGGCTGCGGTGCGGTGATCAACGTGCCGGTGGTGGCCGACGGCCGCACCCTCGGCGTCCTCAACATCCTCGACGCCGAAGGCAGCTACGACGACGATTCCGTCGCGGTCGCCCGTTCCCTGGCGCCGTTGGCGGCCCCGGCCCTGCGTGAACTCCTGGAGGAGACCCGATGA